One genomic segment of Desulfuromonas sp. includes these proteins:
- a CDS encoding KamA family radical SAM protein, producing MELWQERLKQSITTPEELAERFGIDPVPLEPVVQRYPLRITPHYAGLIQEVGDAIWRQCVPDPAELEEDDLPVDPLAEERLSPVPTVVHRYPGRVLLLASGTCATYCRFCTRKRKVGCPEMKASFGDLLAGIDYIARTPGVRDVILSGGEPLLLSDLLLKEVLERLHAIDHVEIIRIGTRVPVTLPERVTEGLCRLLERFHPLYINTHFNHPREITPETAEACARLAAAGIPLGNQTVLLRGVNDDPAVLAKLFSGLLRIRVRPYYLHHMDLAAGTGHFRTTVEAGLDAMRALRGPLSGLGVPHYVIDTPGGRGKVPLLPEYLERVGETVMLRTPDGERIEFPNRLPGA from the coding sequence ATGGAATTGTGGCAGGAGCGCCTGAAACAGAGCATCACGACTCCGGAGGAGCTGGCCGAGCGCTTCGGCATCGACCCCGTCCCCCTGGAGCCGGTGGTGCAGCGCTACCCCCTGCGCATCACGCCCCATTACGCCGGGCTGATCCAGGAGGTCGGCGATGCGATCTGGCGCCAGTGCGTCCCCGATCCCGCGGAGCTTGAGGAGGACGACCTTCCCGTCGACCCCCTCGCCGAGGAGCGCCTCTCGCCCGTGCCGACGGTCGTTCACCGCTACCCGGGGCGTGTTCTCTTGCTGGCCTCCGGCACCTGCGCCACCTACTGCCGCTTCTGCACACGCAAGCGCAAAGTCGGCTGCCCTGAGATGAAGGCGTCCTTCGGCGACCTCCTCGCGGGGATCGACTACATCGCCCGCACCCCGGGGGTGCGGGACGTCATCCTCTCCGGCGGCGAGCCCCTCCTCCTCTCCGACCTGCTCCTGAAGGAGGTGCTGGAACGGCTGCACGCCATCGACCACGTTGAGATCATCCGCATCGGCACCCGGGTTCCGGTCACCCTCCCCGAACGGGTCACCGAAGGGCTCTGCCGTCTTCTCGAACGCTTTCATCCCCTCTACATCAACACCCACTTCAATCATCCCCGGGAGATCACCCCGGAGACCGCCGAGGCCTGCGCCCGCCTCGCCGCCGCCGGCATCCCCCTGGGCAACCAGACCGTGCTGCTGCGGGGGGTCAACGACGACCCGGCGGTACTTGCGAAGCTCTTCTCCGGTCTCCTCCGCATCCGGGTGCGCCCCTACTACCTGCACCACATGGACCTCGCCGCGGGGACCGGCCACTTCCGGACGACCGTGGAGGCCGGACTCGACGCCATGCGCGCGCTGCGCGGCCCCCTCTCCGGGCTGGGGGTGCCCCACTACGTGATCGACACCCCGGGGGGACGGGGCAAGGTGCCGCTGCTGCCCGAGTACCTCGAGAGGGTCGGGGAGACAGTGATGTTGCGCACGCCGGACGGCGAGCGGATCGAGTTCCCCAATCGTCTTCCCGGGGCTTGA
- a CDS encoding MauE/DoxX family redox-associated membrane protein, with the protein MNRFNLALSHCCRLLLGGLFLYAGLLKSIDVSAFAGDIANYRLLPYSLNYLVAATLPYVEVLAGVLLIVNRKVRPAALLLGLLTLVFMAALASALYRGLDIDCGCFREAAKTTPGTALLRDAGILALAGITYRLRSGGHRSP; encoded by the coding sequence ATGAACCGCTTCAATCTCGCCCTGTCCCATTGCTGCCGCCTGCTGCTCGGCGGCCTGTTTCTCTACGCCGGCCTGCTCAAGAGCATCGACGTGAGCGCCTTCGCCGGGGACATCGCCAATTACCGCCTGCTGCCCTACTCCCTCAACTACCTGGTGGCCGCGACCCTGCCCTACGTCGAGGTCCTGGCCGGCGTGCTCCTGATCGTCAACCGCAAGGTCAGGCCCGCGGCCCTGTTGCTCGGCCTGCTGACATTGGTTTTCATGGCGGCCCTCGCCTCGGCCCTTTATCGCGGTCTCGACATCGACTGCGGCTGTTTCCGGGAGGCGGCCAAAACAACTCCGGGGACGGCCCTGCTCCGGGACGCCGGCATCCTGGCCCTGGCCGGGATCACCTATCGGCTCCGGAGCGGGGGGCACCGTTCCCCTTGA
- a CDS encoding rhodanese-like domain-containing protein, producing MSETRTARRVLLEAAVIFLLGVVMGLSFHHRLVLEAFSGRAAPVAGNPVTPSEEVFPQPVDLESVRVLAEAGAVLVDARASELFAAGRPAGAVSLPFGEVEDLLGRFSAEVPAATVLITYCSGYGCPDSFDLALRLIAAGYRDVRVFEGGFPEWRDAGLPLEEGTP from the coding sequence ATGAGTGAGACCCGGACGGCGCGCCGGGTCCTGCTCGAGGCCGCCGTTATTTTTCTTCTCGGGGTGGTGATGGGACTCTCCTTTCATCATCGCCTGGTGCTCGAGGCTTTTTCGGGGCGGGCCGCCCCTGTGGCCGGCAATCCCGTGACGCCCTCAGAGGAAGTCTTCCCCCAGCCCGTCGATCTTGAATCGGTGCGGGTCCTGGCCGAGGCCGGGGCGGTCCTGGTCGATGCCCGGGCGAGTGAGCTCTTTGCCGCCGGGCGCCCGGCCGGGGCGGTTTCCCTGCCTTTCGGGGAGGTCGAGGACCTGCTGGGTCGGTTCTCCGCCGAGGTTCCAGCCGCCACCGTCCTCATCACATACTGCAGCGGCTACGGCTGCCCCGACTCCTTTGACCTGGCCCTCCGGCTGATCGCCGCCGGCTACCGGGACGTGCGGGTTTTCGAGGGCGGTTTCCCCGAGTGGCGCGACGCCGGCCTGCCGCTGGAGGAGGGGACGCCATGA
- a CDS encoding SlyX family protein has product MDELQERITELEIRYTHQSELVEELNAVVTECNQRIASLERENLRVQEMLRSLEPDATESPDE; this is encoded by the coding sequence ATGGACGAGTTGCAGGAACGTATCACCGAGTTGGAAATCCGCTACACCCACCAGAGCGAACTGGTCGAGGAACTCAACGCCGTGGTGACCGAATGCAACCAGCGCATCGCCTCCCTCGAGCGGGAGAACCTCCGGGTCCAGGAGATGCTCCGGTCCCTTGAGCCCGACGCCACGGAATCCCCCGATGAGTGA